A stretch of Brassica rapa cultivar Chiifu-401-42 chromosome A08, CAAS_Brap_v3.01, whole genome shotgun sequence DNA encodes these proteins:
- the LOC103835156 gene encoding bZIP transcription factor 18 — protein MGDTDTDMIHRLHSPFGKQPQQLQFSSDSAKRVGVPPTSPYSQIPTTRPQPQGASHSRSISQPSSFFSFDSLPPLSPSPSNNNNNNNNQPSSLLPPPPFTRCNSDSSRVVLPPRKFHRRSNSDIPTSIPPRPLERGESPDWSNHTPPFVKKESGEDMDDLFSAYMNLENIDALNSSEADDNNSKNGESSRASGTKTNGSDDTEGESSSVNYESGGDRNNSLKRRAGGEGDIAPTTRHYRSVSVDSCFMEKMSFGEDSLKPPPTNSVDGGIEFKSGEFNAAEMKKIMANDKLAEMAVSDPKRVKRILANRQSAARSKERKMRYILELEHKVQTLQTEATTLSAQFTLLQRDMMGLTNQNNELKFRLQSMEQQAQLRDALSEALNGEVQRLKLAIGETSHNESDRSKMQSLNAEMFQQLHISQLTQQPQSQQNRNGTMSAKPESNEL, from the exons ATGGGTGATACAGACACCGATATGATCCACAGACTCCATTCTCCATTCGGCAAACAGCCTCAGCAGCTCCAATTCTCCAGTGACAGTGCCAAACGAGTCGGTGTTCCTCCGACTTCTCCCTACTCTCAGATCCCCACGACCAGACCACAGCCTCAGGGAGCTAGTCACTCACGCTCAATCTCACAGCCTTCCTCTTTCTTCTCCTTCGATTCCTTGCCTCCCCTAAGCCCTTCTCCctctaacaacaacaacaacaacaacaaccagcCTTCTTCGCTGTTGCCTCCTCCACCGTTCACGAGGTGTAACTCAGACTCTTCTAGAGTCGTCTTGCCTCCGAGAAAGTTTCATAGACGCTCCAACAGCGACATCCCCACTTCGATCCCTCCAAGACCGTTGGAGAGAGGGGAATCTCCTGATTGGTCAAATCACACTCCTCCTTTCGTCAAGAAGGAGTCGGGAGAAGACATGGATGATCTCTTCTCGGCGTATATGAATCTTGAAAACATCGACGCCTTGAACTCATCCGAAGCTGATGATAATAATAGCAAGAACGGTGAGAGCAGTAGAGCAAGCGGGACCAAGACTAACGGTAGTGACGACACGGAGGGAGAAAGCAGTAGTGTTAATTACGAGAGTGGCGGCGATCGTAACAATAGCTTGAAGAGAAGAGCCGGAGGAGAAGGAGACATTGCTCCTACGACAAGACATTACAGGAGTGTTTCAGTTGACAGTTGTTTCATGGAGAAGATGTCTTTTGGTGAAGACTCACTAAAGCCTCCTCCTACCAACTCGGTTGATGGTGGCATCGAGTTTAAGAGCGGTGAGTTTAATGCGGCGGAGATGAAGAAGATCATGGCTAATGATAAACTAGCAGAGATGGCAGTGTCTGACCCTAAGCGTGTCAAAAG gataTTGGCGAACCGTCAGTCTGCAGCGAGGTCAAAGGAGAGGAAGATGCGGTACATTTTGGAATTGGAACACAAAGTGCAGACTCTTCAGACCGAGGCTACTACATTGTCTGCTCAGTTCACGCTTTTGCAG AGAGATATGATGGGGTTGACAAACCAGAACAATGAGCTCAAGTTTCGTCTTCAATCAATGGAGCAGCAAGCTCAGCTTCGCGATG CTCTGAGTGAAGCACTGAATGGGGAAGTCCAGAGGCTGAAACTGGCAATTGGTGAGACCAGCCACAACGAATCTGATAGATCAAAGATGCAATCACTCAACGCCGAGATGTTCCAACAACTCCACATCAGCCAGTTAACACAGCAGCCACAGTCTCAGCAGAACCGTAATGGAACCATGTCAGCAAAACCGGAATCAAATGAATTATAG
- the LOC103835155 gene encoding protein BASIC PENTACYSTEINE5 codes for MESGGQYDNGRYKPDYYKGTPPSVWNMMPQHQIKEQHNALVMNKKIMSILAERDAALKERNEALAAKKEALAARDEALEQRDKALSERDNAIMERETALNALHYPEKNNLNYILSCAKRGGTEGRSHPPRPPPVSPIPADKNPTKRKKETKQGKKVGDDLNRLAASPGKKCRKDWDVNEVGLNLVAFDETTMPVPMCTCTGTARQCYKWGSGGWQSSCCTTTLSQHPLPQMPNKRHSRMGGRKMSGNVFSRLLSRLAGEGQDLSSPVDLKDYWARHGTNRYITIK; via the exons ATGGAGAGTGGTGGTCAGTATGATAATGGGAGGTACAAGCCTGATTACTACAAAGGGACACCACCTTCTGTG TGGAATATGATGCCTCAGCATCAGATAAAGGAGCAACATAATGCACTCGTTATGAATAAGAAGATCATGTCCATCCTCGCCGAAAGAGACGCTGCTCTCAAGGAACGAAACGAAGCCTTAGCTGCCAAGAAGGAAGCTTTAGCCGCTCGAGACGAAGCACTTGAGCAACGGGACAAAGCTCTCTCGGAAAGAGACAACGCCATCATGGAGAGGGAAACTGCGTTAAATGCTCTTCACTACCCTGAGAAAAACAACTTAAACTACATTCTGTCATGTGCAAAACGTGGTGGAACTGAAGGAAGAAGCCACCCACCGAGGCCTCCCCCTGTATCACCTATCCCAGCCGACAAGAACCcgacaaaaaggaaaaaagagacCAAACAGGGGAAGAAAGTGGGAGACGATCTGAACCGTCTGGCAGCTTCTCCGGGAAAGAAGTGCAGAAAAGACTGGGACGTTAACGAAGTCGGTTTAAACCTAGTCGCGTTCGATGAGACGACAATGCCTGTGCCCATGTGCACTTGCACGGGTACCGCTCGTCAGTGTTATAAATGGGGAAGCGGCGGGTGGCAGTCGTCTTGCTGCACGACCACATTGTCTCAGCATCCGCTCCCGCAGATGCCAAACAAGCGGCATTCTCGGATGGGCGGTAGGAAGATGAGCGGGAACGTCTTCTCCAGGCTACTTAGCCGTTTAGCTGGCGAAGGGCAGGACTTGTCCTCTCCGGTTGATCTCAAGGACTATTGGGCTAGGCACGGCACGAACCGCTACATCACTATCAAGTAG
- the LOC103835154 gene encoding V-type proton ATPase subunit c1 produces MSTFSGDETAPFFGFLGAAAALVFSCMGAAYGTAKSGVGVASMGVMRPELVMKSIVPVVMAGVLGIYGLIIAVIISTGINPKAKSYYLFDGYAHLSSGLACGLAGLSAGMAIGIVGDAGVRANAQQPKLFVGMILILIFAEALALYGLIVGIILSSRAGQSRAE; encoded by the exons ATGTCTACGTTCAGTGGCGATGAAACCGCTCCTTTCTTCGGCTTCCTTGGCGCTGCCGCAGCCCTCGTCTTCTCCT GCATGGGAGCTGCATATGGAACAGCCAAGAGTGGTGTGGGAGTGGCATCGATGGGTGTGATGAGACCTGAGTTGGTGATGAAGTCTATTGTCCCTGTTGTTATGGCTGGTGTGTTGGGTATTTACGGTTTGATTATTGCTGTTATCATCAGTACCGGGATTAACCCCAAGGCTAAATCTTACTACCTCTTCGACGGGTATGCACATCTCTCTTCTGGTCTCGCTTGTGGACTTGCTGGTCTCTCTGCTGGAATGGCCATTGGTATTGTTGGTGATGCTGGTGTCAG GGCCAATGCTCAGCAGCCAAAGCTTTTCGTTGGTATGATTCTTATCCTCATTTTCGCCGAAGCTCTGGCTCTGTACGGTCTCATCGTGGGGATCATCTTGTCCTCCCGAGCTGGTCAGTCCAGAGCCGAATGA
- the LOC103835152 gene encoding fructose-bisphosphate aldolase 2, chloroplastic, translating into MASTSLLKASPVLDKSEWVKGQSVLFRQPSSASVVLPNRATSLTVRAASSYADELVKTAKTIASPGRGILAMDESNATCGKRLDSIGLENTEANRQAYRTLLVSAPGLGQYISGAILFEETLYQSTTEGKKMVDVLVEQNIVPGIKVDKGLVPLVGSNNESWCQGLDGLSSRTAAYYQQGARFAKWRTVVSIPNGPSALAVKEAAWGLARYAAISQDSGLVPIVEPEILLDGEHDIDRTYEVAEKVWAEVFFYLAQNNVMFEGILLKPSMVTPGAESKDRATPEQVAAYTLKLLRNRIPPAVPGIMFLSGGQSELEATLNLNAMNQAPNPWHVSFSYARALQNTCLKTWGGRAENVNAAQTTLLARAKANSLAQLGKYTGEGESEEAKEGMFVKGYTY; encoded by the exons atggcatCAACCTCACTCCTCAAGGCATCTCCAGTGTTGGACAAATCTGAGTGGGTCAAGGGCCAAAGCGTTCTCTTCCGTCAGCCTTCTTCCGCCTCCGTCGTCCTCCCCAACCGCGCCACCTCCCTCACCGTCCGTGCCGCTTCTTCCTACGCCGATGAGCTTGTCAAGACAGCG AAAACAATTGCATCTCCGGGACGTGGAATCTTGGCGATGGACGAGTCGAACGCGACTTGCGGGAAGCGTTTGGACTCGATAGGGCTAGAGAACACTGAGGCAAACCGTCAAGCGTACAGGACATTGCTTGTCTCTGCACCAGGTCTCGGACAGTACATCTCCGGGGCAATCTTGTTCGAGGAGACTCTCTATCAGTCTACCACCGAAGGCAAGAAAATGGTCGACGTCCTCGTCGAGCAGAACATCGTCCCCGGTATCAAAGTTGACAAG GGTTTGGTGCCACTTGTTGGTTCTAACAATGAGTCATGGTGCCAAGGACTCGATGGTCTCTCCTCTCGTACCGCTGCTTACTACCAACAGGGTGCTCGTTTCGCTAAATG GCGTACTGTCGTGAGCATTCCCAACGGTCCGTCTGCACTCGCTGTGAAAGAAGCTGCTTGGGGCCTTGCTCGCTACGCTGCCATTTCACAG gacAGTGGATTGGTCCCAATTGTGGAGCCAGAGATCTTGTTGGACGGAGAACACGACATTGACAGGACTTACGAAGTTGCTGAGAAGGTTTGGGCTGAGGTTTTCTTTTACCTTGCTCAGAACAATGTCATGTTTGAAGGTATCCTCCTGAAGCCGAGCATGGTGACTCCCGGAGCCGAGTCTAAAGACAGAGCTACTCCTGAACAAGTTGCCGCCTACACCCTTAAGCTCCTCCGCAACAGAATCCCTCCAGCCGTTCCCGGAATCATG tTCTTGTCCGGAGGACAGTCTGAGTTGGAGGCAACGTTGAACCTGAACGCGATGAACCAGGCACCAAACCCATGGCACGTGTCCTTCTCCTACGCACGTGCTCTCCAGAACACTTGTCTGAAAACATGGGGAGGCAGAGCTGAGAACGTGAACGCTGCTCAGACCACTCTCTTGGCTCGTGCCAAGGCCAACTCGTTGGCTCAGCTTGGAAAATACACCGGAGAAGGCGAGTCTGAAGAGGCTAAGGAGGGTATGTTCGTCAAAGGCTACACCTATTGA
- the LOC103835153 gene encoding B-box zinc finger protein 19 isoform X2, whose translation MCNKLASRHVRVGLAEPSNAPCCDICENAPAFFYCEIDGSSLCLQCDMVVHVGGKRTHGRFLLLRQRIEFPGDKPKQNNTRDNMQNQRVSASANGEANGKTDDEMIDLNANPQRVHEPSSNNQGIDVNNTNNHESAGVGPFKRESEK comes from the exons ATGTGCAATAAGCTAGCTAGTCGGCATGTACGTGTAGGTTTAGCCGAACCAAGCAATGCCCCTTGCTGTGATATTTGCGAAAATGCACCTG CCTTCTTTTACTGTGAGATAGACGGTAGTTCGCTTTGTCTGCAATGTGACATGGTAGTACATGTTGGTGGCAAGCGAACGCACGGGCGGTTTCTTTTGCTCAGACAGAGGATAGAG TTTCCAGGGGACAAGCCTAAACAAAACAATACGAGAGACAATATGCAAAACCAAAGAGTCTCTGCAAGTGCAAACGGTGAAGCTAATGGCAAGACTGACGATGAAATGATTGATCTAAATGCTAACCCGCAGAGAGTACATGAGCCATCATCAAATAACCAA GGTATCGATGTTAATAACACGAACAATCACGAGTCCGCAGGTGTTGGACCCTTTAAACGAGAGTCTGAGAAGTGA
- the LOC103835569 gene encoding LOW QUALITY PROTEIN: putative F-box protein At4g38870 (The sequence of the model RefSeq protein was modified relative to this genomic sequence to represent the inferred CDS: inserted 1 base in 1 codon), producing MDAEGSSLSSLSTMETPRKKLTNGRVNSYSLSLDLMIEIFKRLPLKTLIRSLCVSKQWASIIRGRYFMKLFLNESLTRPKSVVFVFRKRYDGLSYSEVSLKIAHELVPSSSDAASSLATYHVTVHTLQRTKISPSVHGLICYGPPSELIVYNPCTRRSATLPKVNAGRRAINHYLGYDPINNDYKVLCIIRGMPKLSNRRGLAEEILVLTLGSSTHQDSWKMMNIQDNIIPHHSPLSEELCINGVLYYQAFTGXKLNASAIMSFDVRSEKLALIKGPCTFPTFSKLTRYEEKLAVIFYKKKISGIIALWSLQDPSKEEWSKKTFVLPAAVTAKHFHRFQTTATDTGEIIDTPIHEHASQTSFVFFDLKNDSVRNFNIEGITDEYMFCQSDFVSAGQVENLMFL from the exons ATGGATGCTGAAGGG TCATCGTTGTCGTCTCTCTCGACCATGGAAACACCGAGGAAGAAGCTTACAAACGGAAGAGTAAACTCATACTCCCTTTCTCTTGATCTCATGATAGAGATATTCAAACGGTTGCCACTGAAAACCCTAATCAGATCACTATGTGTATCTAAGCAATGGGCTTCCATCATCCGCGGTCGATATTTCATGAAACTATTCCTGAATGAGTCCTTGACTAGACCAAAAAGTGTTGTCTTCGTGTTCAGGAAAAGATATGATGGTTTATCTTACTCAGAAGTTAGCCTAAAAATTGCACATGAACTAGTACCATCTTCTTCCGATGCTGCTTCTTCTTTAGCCACTTACCATGTGACTGTCCACACCCTACAGCGCACGAAAATATCTCCTTCAGTCCACGGGTTGATTTGCTATGGACCACCTTCTGAACTCATCGTCTATAACCCTTGCACTAGACGATCCGCTACATTGCCCAAGGTTAATGCAGGGAGGAGGGCCATAAACCACTACTTAGGCTATGATCCCATCAACAACGATTATAAAGTGTTGTGCATCATCAGAGGTATGCCTAAGCTGAGTAACAGACGCGGTTTAGCTGAGGAGATACTTGTTTTGACACTGGGATCATCAACTCATCAGGATTCatggaagatgatgaatatTCAAGACAATATcattcctcatcactctcctctAAGTGAGGAACTGTGCATCAATGGTGTTTTGTATTATCAAGCTTTTACTG TAAAACTAAATGCTTCTGCGATCATGAGTTTTGATGTTAGGTCTGAAAAGCTTGCTCTTATCAAAGGACCTTGCACCTTTCCCACTTTCTCGAAGTTGACAAGGTACGAGGAAAAGCTAGCTGTCATcttctataaaaagaaaatcagtGGTATTATTGCCTTGTGGAGTCTACAAGATCCTTCTAAGGAGGAATGGTCCAAGAAGACATTTGTTTTGCCTGCCGCTGTAACAGCCAAACATTTTCATAGGTTTCAAACCACTGCCACTGACACGGGCGAGATTATTGATACACCAATCCACGAGCATGCATCACAAACTAGCTTTGTCTTTTTTGATCTCAAGAATGATAGTGTGAGAAATTTTAATATCGAAGGAATCACAGACGAGTATATGTTTTGTCAATCGGACTTTGTTTCCGCTGGTCAGGTTgagaatctcatgtttctataA
- the LOC103835151 gene encoding uncharacterized protein LOC103835151, with amino-acid sequence MSERQDTGDVSLSVKHEEEDVSPESLAWADSCIISFPDDSDNNDWGTFRDALTEIIDIHPQIFVPTETTTSVRSRDEVMTEAESVQIPHAADSSSGEQVSEIVSLLNVESDPSKNSLPDHYFPAESRTTNGPVDNHHTAGIESTEEDGSMSNGEADEEPESDTPQVVKDDFMSSSYVEDNKADEVDVLEDPGNLTPQEIFKVWDLKIVGDGDEDDGLGLQVKKALDESSTVQPHNDDDHVVVEKSYIDDLIAGITDLSLTETFE; translated from the coding sequence ATGTCTGAACGACAAGACACAGGAGATGTTTCTCTTTCCGTCAAACACGAGGAAGAAGATGTTTCACCTGAATCTTTAGCTTGGGCTGATTCCTGCATCATCAGCTTCCCTGATGATTCCGACAACAATGACTGGGGAACGTTTAGAGATGCTTTAACCGAAATCATTGATATCCATCCACAGATCTTTGTTCCGACAGAAACAACAACAAGTGTTCGGTCTCGAGACGAGGTTATGACTGAAGCCGAGTCAGTTCAGATACCACACGCTGCTGACAGTTCTTCGGGTGAACAAGTCAGCGAGATTGTCTCTTTGCTGAACGTTGAATCAGACCCGTCCAAGAACTCTTTGCCAGATCATTACTTTCCGGCGGAGAGCAGAACAACCAATGGACCAGTGGACAATCATCATACCGCAGGTATTGAAAGTACGGAAGAGGATGGTTCTATGAGCAATGGGGAGGCGGATGAAGAACCAGAGTCAGACACGCCTCAAGTCGTCAAGGATGATTTCATGAGCAGCAGTTACGTTGAAGACAACAAAGCTGACGAAGTTGATGTTTTGGAGGATCCGGGTAACCTTACTCCACAAGAGATCTTCAAGGTGTGGGATCTTAAGATTGTGGGAGACGGTGATGAGGATGATGGGCTGGGGCTACAGGTGAAGAAAGCACTCGATGAGTCTTCCACGGTCCAGCCACataatgatgatgatcatgTTGTTGTGGAGAAGAGTTATATCGATGATCTGATAGCTGGGATAACAGATCTGTCTCTCACGGAAACATTTGAGTGA
- the LOC103835568 gene encoding uncharacterized protein LOC103835568, whose translation MVQKPNTGAPSPLQLQQQPPKQWLNRSKTFFDVPNPKIVTIFLISIFATFFSGIAFVFEWIFHGKNHAGFQWIIYYGLSLIFLPVLILLGLGIVIAVTTRHESKQVASSIVEVEEQQHVDHSAGKGGNEEKDYDKNCQSLAVVVDGYDKKSAAKTLEHKTLKLKRAVSFPLRSQARSCRTR comes from the coding sequence atggtccAAAAGCCAAACACTGGTGCGCCTAGCCCATTGCAGCTGCAGCAGCAACCACCAAAGCAATGGCTCAACCGCAGCAAAACATTCTTCGACGTTCCTAATCCGAAAATCGTTACAATCTTTCTCATAAGTATCTTTGCCACGTTTTTCTCAGGCATTGCTTTTGTCTTTGAATGGATATTTCATGGCAAGAACCATGCCGGATTCCAATGGATCATCTACTACGGCTTGTCCTTAATCTTTCTTCCTGTTCTGATCCTGCTCGGTCTTGGTATCGTCATTGCTGTTACGACCAGGCACGAGTCAAAACAGGTTGCTAGCTCCATCGTGGAAGTTGAAGAACAGCAACATGTCGACCATTCTGCCGGTAAAGGTGGCaatgaagaaaaagattatgATAAAAACTGTCAGAGTTTGGCTGTTGTGGTTGATGGATATGATAAAAAGAGCGCCGCGAAAACATTGGAgcataaaactttaaaactgaAACGCGCCGTTTCGTTCCCATTGCGTAGCCAAGCAAGATCATGCCGGACTAGGTGA
- the LOC103835153 gene encoding B-box zinc finger protein 19 isoform X1: protein MRILCDACENAAAIVFCAADEAALCRPCDEKVHMCNKLASRHVRVGLAEPSNAPCCDICENAPAFFYCEIDGSSLCLQCDMVVHVGGKRTHGRFLLLRQRIEFPGDKPKQNNTRDNMQNQRVSASANGEANGKTDDEMIDLNANPQRVHEPSSNNQGIDVNNTNNHESAGVGPFKRESEK, encoded by the exons ATGCGGATTTTGTGCGATGCATGCGAGAACGCAGCCGCTATCGTCTTCTGCGCCGCCGATGAAGCTGCCCTTTGCCGCCCCTGCGATGAAAAA GTACATATGTGCAATAAGCTAGCTAGTCGGCATGTACGTGTAGGTTTAGCCGAACCAAGCAATGCCCCTTGCTGTGATATTTGCGAAAATGCACCTG CCTTCTTTTACTGTGAGATAGACGGTAGTTCGCTTTGTCTGCAATGTGACATGGTAGTACATGTTGGTGGCAAGCGAACGCACGGGCGGTTTCTTTTGCTCAGACAGAGGATAGAG TTTCCAGGGGACAAGCCTAAACAAAACAATACGAGAGACAATATGCAAAACCAAAGAGTCTCTGCAAGTGCAAACGGTGAAGCTAATGGCAAGACTGACGATGAAATGATTGATCTAAATGCTAACCCGCAGAGAGTACATGAGCCATCATCAAATAACCAA GGTATCGATGTTAATAACACGAACAATCACGAGTCCGCAGGTGTTGGACCCTTTAAACGAGAGTCTGAGAAGTGA